A genomic stretch from Bacillus sp. N1-1 includes:
- the purN gene encoding phosphoribosylglycinamide formyltransferase: protein MKKVAVFASGSGSNFEAIAAAIEKGQFEAEVALVVCDRPGAKVEKRAERFGIPVLSFYPKSYDSKADFENFILQQLNDAGVEWIVLAGYMRLIGPTLLKGFGGRIINIHPSLLPSFPGKDAIGQAFEAGVKITGVTVHFVDEGMDTGKIIDQDSVRIDEGDTKEDLANKIQAVEHLLYPAVIRSLLQEKYKR from the coding sequence GTGAAAAAGGTAGCCGTATTCGCATCTGGGAGCGGCTCGAACTTTGAAGCGATCGCCGCAGCCATTGAAAAAGGACAATTCGAGGCTGAAGTTGCCCTTGTTGTATGCGACCGTCCTGGAGCAAAAGTTGAAAAAAGGGCAGAACGCTTTGGCATTCCTGTCCTTTCCTTTTATCCAAAATCATATGACTCAAAAGCTGATTTTGAAAACTTTATTCTTCAACAATTGAATGATGCAGGGGTTGAGTGGATTGTACTTGCTGGTTATATGAGGTTAATAGGTCCAACGCTCCTTAAAGGTTTTGGAGGAAGAATCATCAATATTCATCCCTCTCTCCTTCCGTCTTTTCCAGGAAAAGACGCGATTGGCCAAGCATTTGAAGCTGGTGTTAAAATCACAGGTGTTACCGTTCACTTCGTGGACGAGGGAATGGATACAGGGAAAATTATTGATCAAGACAGCGTTCGAATTGATGAGGGAGATACGAAAGAGGACCTGGCAAACAAAATTCAGGCCGTTGAACACCTTTTGTATCCCGCTGTCATTCGTTCCCTTCTTCAGGAAAAATACAAGAGGTAG
- a CDS encoding YerC/YecD family TrpR-related protein, with the protein MQIDKLRGKTLDQLFEAILSLKDLEECYLFFDDLATVNEIQSLAQRLEVARMLREGFTYHKIETETGASTATISRVKRSLNYGNDGYQMTLDRVHNNE; encoded by the coding sequence ATGCAAATTGATAAACTTCGAGGTAAAACACTAGACCAATTGTTTGAAGCGATTCTTTCATTAAAAGATTTAGAAGAGTGTTATTTATTCTTTGACGATTTAGCGACAGTGAACGAAATACAATCTCTAGCTCAGCGATTGGAAGTAGCAAGAATGCTTCGTGAAGGGTTTACCTATCATAAAATTGAAACGGAAACAGGCGCAAGCACAGCGACGATTTCCAGAGTGAAGCGTAGTTTAAATTATGGAAACGACGGCTATCAAATGACGCTTGATCGCGTCCATAATAACGAGTAG
- the pcrA gene encoding DNA helicase PcrA, translating to MQRIVDKLLNGLNPEQQEAVKHTDGPLLIMAGAGSGKTRVLTHRIAYLLVEKQVSPWNILAITFTNKAAREMRERVNSITGPVAEDIWISTFHSMCVRILRRDGDRIGINRNFTILDSGDQLTVIKKILKEQNVDPKKFEPRGILGSISSAKNELETPEDYKANAKGPYESVVADAYEQYQKQLRKNQALDFDDLIMRTITLFKKVPEVLEFYQRKFQYIHVDEYQDTNKAQYVLVKLMAEKYQNLCVVGDSDQSIYRWRGADIQNILSFEKDYPSARAIFLEQNYRSTKKILQAANVVIENNMNRKPKKLWTDNDDGPHITYYQANDEHDESRFVTGKILDMVNSGKRTNAQIAILYRTNAQSRVIEEILNKSNIHYNIVGGTKFYDRKEIKDVLAYLRLIANLDDDISLLRIVNVPKRGVGASTMDKVAQYAANQDISIFTALQEVEQIGLSARFTKSLKTFGNQMANWSQMQEYLAVSELVEEVIDKSGYRDALRNENTIESQTRLENIDEFLSVTQEFEKASEDKSLIAFLTDLALVADIDKLDEDENEQKEAVTLMTLHSAKGLEFPVVFLIGMEEGVFPHSRSLFEEEEMEEERRLAYVGITRAEEELFLTNSRLRTLYGKTNANPVSRFIGEIPEELLEKQGQEKPATPFGGTSSRPSSRPATPKTPRRPQLTSTGGDSLDWKVGDKASHRKWGVGTVVSVKGDGDSTELDIAFPNPVGIKRLLAKFAPIEKQ from the coding sequence ATGCAACGAATAGTTGATAAGTTATTAAACGGATTAAACCCCGAACAACAGGAAGCGGTCAAGCACACGGATGGACCGCTTTTAATTATGGCTGGAGCAGGCAGTGGAAAAACGAGAGTGCTCACGCATCGAATCGCGTACCTTCTTGTTGAGAAACAGGTCTCTCCATGGAACATCCTTGCGATTACCTTTACAAATAAAGCGGCGCGAGAAATGAGAGAACGAGTGAATTCCATTACAGGCCCGGTTGCCGAAGACATCTGGATTTCAACGTTCCACTCGATGTGTGTCCGTATTTTAAGAAGAGACGGGGATCGTATTGGCATTAATCGGAACTTTACGATTCTCGATTCTGGTGACCAGCTGACGGTGATTAAGAAAATTTTGAAGGAACAAAACGTCGATCCTAAGAAATTTGAGCCGCGAGGGATTTTAGGGAGTATTAGCTCTGCTAAGAATGAACTTGAAACGCCGGAAGACTATAAAGCAAACGCCAAAGGACCGTATGAAAGTGTTGTTGCGGATGCATATGAACAATATCAAAAGCAGCTTCGTAAAAACCAGGCGCTCGACTTTGACGACTTGATTATGAGAACTATTACGCTCTTTAAAAAGGTGCCAGAAGTGTTGGAATTCTATCAGCGCAAGTTTCAGTACATTCATGTGGACGAGTATCAAGATACGAACAAAGCACAATATGTCCTTGTCAAATTAATGGCTGAGAAATATCAAAACCTTTGCGTAGTAGGTGATTCCGATCAGTCGATCTATCGCTGGCGCGGGGCTGATATTCAAAATATCCTTTCGTTTGAAAAAGACTATCCAAGTGCACGTGCGATCTTCCTTGAGCAAAATTATCGTTCAACAAAGAAAATTCTCCAAGCGGCGAATGTAGTGATTGAAAACAATATGAATCGAAAACCTAAAAAATTATGGACCGATAATGATGATGGCCCGCACATTACGTATTATCAAGCCAATGATGAACATGATGAGAGTCGCTTTGTAACAGGGAAAATCCTTGATATGGTGAATAGCGGCAAGCGAACGAATGCACAAATTGCCATTCTTTATCGGACGAATGCACAGTCTCGAGTGATTGAGGAAATTTTAAATAAGTCGAACATACATTACAACATTGTCGGCGGTACAAAGTTCTACGATCGTAAAGAAATTAAAGACGTTCTTGCCTATCTTCGTCTTATTGCAAACCTGGATGACGACATTAGCTTACTTAGAATCGTCAATGTTCCAAAGCGCGGTGTTGGTGCATCGACTATGGACAAGGTAGCACAATATGCAGCAAATCAAGATATTTCTATCTTTACAGCTCTTCAAGAAGTTGAACAGATTGGCTTAAGTGCTCGTTTTACGAAGTCTCTAAAAACGTTTGGTAATCAAATGGCTAACTGGTCGCAAATGCAGGAATATTTAGCGGTTTCTGAACTTGTTGAAGAAGTGATTGATAAATCGGGCTATCGGGATGCACTACGAAACGAGAACACGATTGAATCACAAACCCGACTTGAAAATATTGATGAATTTCTCTCTGTAACCCAGGAGTTTGAGAAAGCAAGTGAAGACAAGAGCTTGATCGCTTTTCTAACGGACCTCGCCCTGGTTGCAGATATTGATAAGTTGGATGAGGATGAAAACGAGCAAAAGGAAGCTGTTACGCTCATGACTCTTCACTCAGCGAAAGGCTTGGAGTTCCCAGTCGTTTTCCTTATCGGGATGGAAGAAGGCGTATTTCCGCATAGTCGCTCACTATTTGAGGAAGAAGAAATGGAGGAGGAACGCCGACTTGCTTACGTAGGTATTACGAGGGCAGAAGAAGAATTATTTTTAACAAATTCTCGTCTTCGAACGCTATACGGGAAAACGAATGCCAATCCTGTGTCTCGCTTCATTGGTGAAATTCCAGAAGAATTACTTGAAAAGCAAGGACAGGAAAAACCTGCAACACCGTTTGGAGGGACAAGTTCTCGACCTTCTTCAAGACCTGCTACTCCTAAAACTCCGAGACGTCCTCAGCTGACTTCAACAGGTGGAGATTCACTGGACTGGAAGGTAGGAGACAAAGCGAGCCACCGCAAGTGGGGAGTTGGAACGGTAGTTAGCGTGAAAGGTGATGGCGATTCGACCGAGCTTGATATTGCATTCCCAAATCCAGTTGGAATCAAGCGCTTGTTAGCAAAATTTGCGCCAATTGAAAAGCAATAG
- the ligA gene encoding NAD-dependent DNA ligase LigA, which produces MEEKHKRIEELRQLLNQYNYEYHVLDQPSVPDAEYDRMMNELLNLEEENPELKTDDSPTQRVGGPPLEGFQKVEHRVPMLSLGNAFGEDDLKDFDRRVRERIGENFSYVCELKIDGLAVSLIYEDGVLVRGATRGDGTVGEDITQNLKTIPAIPLRLRENVSMEVRGEAYMPKPSFMKLNEVREKNEQDLFANPRNAAAGSLRQLDPKIAASRNLSIFVYGVGTVEGREISSHSNGLDFLKELGFKTNPEWKRCNTIDDVIDFIGGWSEKRPDLSYEIDGIVVKVDALNQQEELGFTAKSPRWAIAYKFPAEEVVTKLQDIELNVGRTGVVTPTAVLEPVLVAGTTVQRASLHNEDLIREKDIKIGDYVVVKKAGDIIPEVVSVLEERRTGDEKAFSMPEQCPECESDLVRLEEEVALRCINPKCPAQLREGLIHFVSRNAMNIDGLGERVITQLFREELIHDVADIYQLTHGQLIELDRMGEKSVSNLLEAIRVSKDNSLEKLLFGLGIRHVGAKAARTLAQQFGSMDSLVQASIEDLGAINEVGQKMADSVVRYFQNEEVHELIDELKDAGVNMIYKGPKPVSIEEIDSVFAGKTVVLTGKLEQLSRGEAKKKLEEQGAKVTGSVSKSTDLVIAGEDAGSKLEKAESLGIDVWSENRFLEELNE; this is translated from the coding sequence ATGGAAGAAAAGCATAAGCGCATCGAAGAGCTTCGTCAGCTCTTAAATCAATACAACTACGAGTACCATGTTCTTGATCAGCCGAGCGTCCCGGATGCCGAATATGATCGGATGATGAACGAACTATTGAATTTAGAAGAGGAGAACCCAGAGCTTAAAACAGATGATTCGCCAACACAACGGGTCGGAGGTCCTCCGCTAGAAGGCTTCCAAAAAGTCGAACACAGAGTGCCGATGCTAAGCCTCGGTAATGCTTTTGGAGAAGATGACTTGAAGGATTTCGACCGACGTGTACGTGAACGAATTGGCGAAAACTTTTCATACGTATGTGAGTTGAAAATAGACGGTCTTGCGGTCTCACTTATCTATGAAGATGGCGTTCTCGTTCGGGGTGCAACGCGAGGAGATGGTACCGTTGGTGAAGACATTACTCAGAACCTCAAAACCATACCTGCGATCCCTTTACGTTTACGAGAGAATGTGAGCATGGAGGTTCGTGGCGAAGCTTATATGCCAAAGCCATCCTTCATGAAATTAAATGAAGTACGCGAGAAGAACGAGCAGGATCTTTTTGCTAATCCTCGAAATGCAGCAGCTGGTTCTTTACGTCAACTTGATCCTAAAATTGCCGCTAGCCGTAACCTTTCTATTTTTGTCTATGGTGTTGGTACGGTTGAGGGGAGAGAAATTAGCTCTCATTCCAATGGCCTTGATTTTCTCAAGGAGCTTGGTTTTAAAACCAATCCAGAATGGAAGCGATGTAACACGATTGATGATGTGATTGATTTTATAGGTGGATGGTCAGAGAAACGTCCTGACCTTTCCTATGAAATTGATGGGATTGTTGTAAAAGTAGATGCGCTTAATCAGCAGGAAGAACTCGGATTTACGGCGAAGAGTCCCCGTTGGGCTATTGCCTATAAGTTTCCTGCTGAAGAGGTCGTCACAAAGCTTCAAGATATTGAACTGAATGTGGGAAGAACGGGCGTTGTGACACCAACAGCCGTATTAGAACCCGTTCTTGTAGCAGGAACAACCGTACAGCGAGCTTCTCTTCATAACGAGGACCTTATTCGTGAGAAGGATATAAAAATTGGTGACTATGTGGTTGTTAAAAAAGCAGGCGACATTATTCCTGAAGTCGTTTCTGTTCTAGAAGAGCGTCGAACAGGGGATGAGAAGGCCTTTTCTATGCCTGAGCAATGCCCAGAGTGTGAAAGTGATCTTGTTCGACTGGAAGAAGAGGTTGCGCTTCGATGTATTAATCCTAAATGTCCAGCGCAGCTCCGTGAAGGATTAATTCATTTTGTTTCACGTAATGCGATGAATATTGATGGCTTAGGCGAGCGGGTCATTACGCAGCTCTTTCGTGAAGAATTAATTCACGATGTAGCTGATATTTATCAGCTAACGCATGGTCAGCTTATCGAACTTGATCGAATGGGAGAAAAATCAGTTTCCAATCTACTTGAAGCAATTCGAGTGTCAAAAGATAATTCATTAGAGAAACTGTTGTTTGGTCTTGGAATCCGTCATGTAGGGGCTAAAGCGGCAAGAACACTTGCGCAACAATTTGGCTCAATGGATAGTCTTGTCCAAGCAAGTATAGAAGATCTTGGAGCAATTAATGAAGTCGGACAAAAAATGGCTGATTCTGTTGTACGATACTTCCAAAATGAAGAAGTTCATGAGCTTATTGATGAGTTAAAAGATGCTGGTGTTAACATGATTTATAAAGGTCCTAAGCCAGTTTCAATTGAAGAAATTGACTCTGTTTTTGCAGGGAAAACTGTTGTTTTAACTGGTAAACTTGAACAGTTAAGTCGTGGGGAAGCGAAAAAGAAGTTGGAAGAACAAGGTGCAAAGGTAACAGGAAGTGTCAGTAAAAGCACAGACCTTGTGATTGCTGGGGAAGATGCTGGATCGAAGCTCGAGAAGGCAGAGTCACTTGGTATTGATGTATGGAGTGAGAACAGGTTCCTTGAAGAGTTAAACGAATGA
- the purD gene encoding phosphoribosylamine--glycine ligase yields MKVLVIGRGGREHVMAWKAAESSLVDQVYVAPGNAGMTDVSQLVAIDESDHEGLVAFAKKKNIDLTLVGPEQPLLDGIVNRFEEAGLRVFGPKQEAALIEGSKTFAKELMVANSIPTAFSKSFTDYAEAKAYVEKVGAPIVLKADGLAAGKGVVVAMSLKEALESLHDMMENNQFGAASERVVVEEFLEGEEFSLMALVEGERVYPLVISQDHKRAFNGDQGPNTGGMGAYSPVPQISQDIVDHAVETILKPAAKGMKADGRSFTGILYAGLMLTTDGPKVIEFNARFGDPETQVVLPRMTSDFVQAILDLLDGEEPKLEWSKQAVIGVVVASGGYPGSYEKGKVITGLDHVGSDALVFHAGTKQSGEHLLTDGGRVLLVASSGADLKAASESVYNELEHVHVTDGFYRTDIGHRAISRVSS; encoded by the coding sequence GTGAAGGTATTGGTAATTGGCCGCGGTGGCCGCGAGCACGTGATGGCCTGGAAAGCGGCAGAAAGTAGCCTTGTCGATCAAGTCTATGTCGCTCCAGGTAACGCGGGTATGACTGACGTTAGCCAGCTTGTAGCAATTGATGAGAGTGATCATGAGGGGCTAGTTGCCTTCGCAAAAAAGAAAAACATTGATTTAACACTTGTTGGTCCTGAACAACCTCTTCTTGATGGAATTGTGAATCGTTTTGAAGAGGCTGGCCTTCGCGTCTTTGGTCCAAAGCAAGAAGCAGCTTTAATTGAAGGAAGTAAAACATTCGCTAAAGAACTAATGGTTGCCAACAGTATTCCTACCGCATTTTCTAAGTCTTTTACTGACTATGCGGAAGCGAAAGCCTATGTTGAGAAAGTCGGAGCTCCGATCGTCTTAAAAGCAGATGGGCTTGCTGCGGGTAAAGGTGTGGTAGTGGCAATGTCACTGAAGGAAGCGCTGGAAAGTCTTCATGATATGATGGAGAACAATCAGTTTGGTGCCGCAAGTGAACGTGTTGTAGTGGAGGAATTTCTTGAAGGAGAGGAATTCTCTTTAATGGCTCTTGTCGAAGGAGAACGGGTATACCCACTCGTCATTTCACAAGATCATAAGCGAGCTTTTAATGGTGATCAGGGACCGAATACTGGTGGAATGGGAGCTTATTCTCCTGTGCCGCAGATCTCTCAAGATATCGTTGATCATGCGGTAGAGACCATTTTAAAACCCGCTGCAAAAGGAATGAAGGCAGATGGTCGCTCTTTCACAGGTATTCTTTATGCGGGCCTTATGTTAACAACTGACGGTCCAAAAGTCATTGAATTCAATGCACGTTTTGGTGATCCGGAAACGCAAGTCGTTTTACCAAGAATGACGTCAGATTTCGTTCAAGCGATTCTTGATCTTCTTGATGGAGAAGAACCTAAACTTGAATGGAGTAAACAAGCCGTTATCGGTGTCGTTGTTGCTTCAGGTGGCTATCCAGGTAGTTATGAAAAAGGTAAGGTCATTACAGGGCTAGATCATGTTGGTTCTGATGCACTTGTTTTCCACGCTGGAACGAAACAAAGTGGAGAGCACCTTCTAACAGACGGTGGTCGCGTACTTCTTGTCGCTTCATCAGGTGCTGATTTGAAAGCGGCTAGTGAATCTGTTTACAATGAACTTGAACATGTTCATGTTACGGATGGTTTTTATCGAACGGACATTGGACATCGTGCTATTTCACGCGTTTCTTCCTAA
- a CDS encoding adenine deaminase C-terminal domain-containing protein — MAKRKNLWTKQQLRQHVQVVSGELPPSIVFYHATYLNHGLKKWVTSNIWVYEDRIVYVGDDLPEKHPSTEWIDCEGRCLVPGYIEPHAHPFQLYNPLTLARYASQRGTTTMMNDNLLLLLGLSKEKALTLIEELDQFPVSMYWWARYDSQTKLLDEDMITNKLMKEWLAHPLVIQGGELTAWPDVLSGDDEILEWMQETRRLGKPVEGHLPGASLATLTKMGLLGVSCDHEAMTGEEALRRLEMGMMTSLRYSSIRPDLPVILESLLKKGVTSFDRVMMNTDGSTPSFLENGTTDKLIEIALEKGVCAEDAYSMVSYNVANHYGISDTHGMIAPGRVAHINILESKEKPLPVAVLARGKWLKRDGEEMDQDWSFEWEKHGLTPLNNTWKIQPNDLTFSGPAGMEMINAVITKPYNLSVETSVDELPAGSDESFIMLLSREGKWRVNTIIKGFANRVKGFASSFSNTGDFILIGKNKADMMTAFNRINEIGGGISLVENGEVISEIQLPLMGKMSDLPLEDLIKEEKRMIQELEDRGYTYKDPVYSLLFFSSTHLPFIRLTQQGIYDVKRKMVLFPSIMR; from the coding sequence ATGGCGAAAAGAAAAAATTTATGGACGAAGCAGCAATTACGACAACACGTCCAAGTTGTGTCTGGAGAACTGCCTCCATCGATCGTTTTCTATCATGCAACGTATTTGAATCACGGATTAAAAAAATGGGTTACATCCAATATATGGGTATATGAAGATCGGATTGTGTACGTAGGCGATGATCTACCTGAAAAGCATCCATCGACTGAATGGATTGATTGCGAAGGACGATGCCTTGTGCCAGGTTACATTGAACCACATGCACACCCATTTCAACTATATAATCCCCTTACTCTTGCGCGATATGCATCTCAGCGGGGAACGACGACAATGATGAATGATAACCTTCTTTTACTTCTAGGTTTGTCAAAAGAGAAAGCGCTTACATTAATTGAAGAGCTTGATCAGTTTCCTGTTTCCATGTATTGGTGGGCACGATATGATTCGCAAACAAAGCTTTTAGATGAAGATATGATTACAAATAAACTGATGAAGGAATGGCTTGCGCACCCATTAGTCATTCAGGGTGGGGAACTGACCGCATGGCCTGATGTACTTAGTGGAGATGATGAAATTCTAGAATGGATGCAAGAGACGCGAAGACTTGGTAAGCCTGTTGAAGGTCATTTGCCCGGTGCATCTCTTGCCACATTAACGAAGATGGGACTGCTGGGTGTTTCCTGTGACCATGAAGCGATGACGGGTGAAGAGGCCCTGCGCCGCTTAGAGATGGGCATGATGACATCACTTCGTTATTCTTCGATAAGGCCAGACCTTCCTGTCATACTTGAATCTTTACTTAAAAAAGGGGTCACTTCCTTTGATCGAGTGATGATGAATACAGATGGCTCAACGCCTTCCTTCTTAGAAAATGGCACAACAGACAAGTTAATTGAAATTGCGCTTGAGAAAGGAGTATGCGCAGAAGATGCGTATTCAATGGTGTCATATAATGTGGCAAATCACTACGGAATAAGCGATACGCATGGTATGATAGCACCGGGTAGAGTCGCTCATATTAATATCCTTGAATCAAAAGAAAAGCCCCTCCCTGTTGCCGTACTTGCGCGTGGAAAATGGTTAAAGCGTGATGGAGAAGAAATGGACCAGGACTGGTCTTTTGAGTGGGAAAAGCATGGACTTACGCCACTTAACAACACCTGGAAAATACAGCCTAACGATTTAACGTTTTCAGGTCCAGCAGGAATGGAAATGATTAATGCGGTGATTACAAAGCCGTATAACTTATCTGTTGAAACGTCCGTAGACGAGCTTCCAGCAGGATCAGATGAAAGCTTTATTATGCTCCTTAGTCGCGAAGGGAAATGGCGGGTAAATACGATTATTAAAGGCTTCGCGAATCGTGTGAAAGGTTTTGCCAGTAGTTTTTCGAACACGGGTGATTTTATTCTTATTGGTAAAAATAAAGCAGATATGATGACGGCTTTTAATCGAATAAATGAAATTGGTGGAGGAATCTCACTTGTAGAAAACGGAGAAGTTATTTCCGAAATCCAATTACCTCTGATGGGAAAAATGTCCGATCTTCCGCTTGAAGACCTGATCAAAGAAGAAAAAAGAATGATTCAAGAACTAGAGGATAGGGGCTACACATACAAAGATCCTGTTTATAGCCTGCTGTTCTTCTCTTCAACGCATTTACCTTTTATTCGATTGACACAGCAAGGAATTTATGATGTAAAGAGGAAAATGGTACTTTTTCCTTCGATAATGCGTTAA
- the purH gene encoding bifunctional phosphoribosylaminoimidazolecarboxamide formyltransferase/IMP cyclohydrolase — MTIKRALISVSDKTDITAFAKGLAEKGVEVISTGGTKRALEEAGVNVIGISDVTGFPEILDGRVKTLHPNVHSGLLAVRDNEAHQEQLNELNIKPIDLVVVNLYPFQETIAKPDVTYEEAIENIDIGGPTMLRSAAKNHRDVTVVVDPSDYNRVLRQVEENGDTTEILRRELAAKVFRHTASYDAVISEYLTAQSGEEEPESLTVTFERKQTLRYGENPHQKAVFYKKPLYKGASLASAEQLNGKELSYNNINDANAALNIVKEFDQPAVVAVKHMNPCGVGTGETIVEAYQKAYEADSTSIFGGIVAINREVDEVTALKLKEIFLEIIMAPSFTEEALAVLTKKKNLRLLKLDVAASPAVEHQLTSVNGGLLLQERDRYGFDEANITVPTDREPTEEEWEALKLAWKVVKHVKSNAIVLTKNDQTIGIGAGQMNRVGAANIAIEQAGEQSKGSVMGSDAFFPMDDTVEAAGRAGVTAIIQPGGSIRDEDSIKKANEYGITMVFTGIRHFKH, encoded by the coding sequence ATGACGATTAAACGCGCACTCATTAGCGTTTCTGATAAAACAGATATTACAGCATTTGCAAAAGGGCTTGCGGAAAAAGGGGTAGAGGTGATCTCAACAGGTGGGACAAAGCGTGCCCTTGAAGAAGCAGGTGTTAATGTGATTGGTATCTCAGATGTCACTGGTTTCCCGGAAATTCTTGATGGCCGAGTAAAAACACTCCATCCTAACGTACATAGTGGTCTTCTTGCTGTGCGTGATAATGAAGCTCATCAAGAACAGTTGAACGAGCTTAATATTAAACCGATTGATCTTGTCGTTGTGAATTTGTATCCTTTTCAGGAAACAATCGCAAAACCGGACGTGACGTATGAAGAAGCAATTGAAAACATTGATATTGGTGGACCTACAATGCTTCGTTCCGCTGCTAAAAACCATCGTGATGTTACTGTAGTTGTCGATCCTTCTGACTACAACCGAGTTTTACGTCAAGTTGAAGAAAATGGAGACACAACAGAAATTCTTCGTCGTGAACTTGCAGCAAAAGTATTCCGTCATACGGCTTCCTACGATGCTGTGATCTCTGAATATTTAACTGCTCAATCCGGTGAAGAAGAGCCTGAATCTCTAACAGTAACCTTTGAGCGCAAACAAACGCTTCGCTATGGTGAAAATCCCCATCAAAAAGCTGTTTTCTATAAAAAACCATTGTACAAAGGGGCATCTCTTGCTTCAGCTGAGCAGTTAAATGGGAAAGAGCTTTCTTACAATAACATTAATGATGCAAATGCAGCGCTAAATATTGTGAAGGAATTTGATCAGCCAGCTGTTGTAGCTGTTAAACATATGAACCCTTGTGGCGTTGGTACGGGGGAAACGATTGTCGAAGCTTACCAGAAAGCGTATGAAGCGGATTCAACTTCTATTTTTGGTGGCATTGTTGCGATCAATCGTGAAGTAGACGAAGTAACGGCGCTTAAGCTAAAAGAAATATTCCTTGAAATTATTATGGCGCCTTCGTTTACGGAAGAAGCGTTAGCTGTTTTAACGAAGAAAAAGAACCTTCGTTTATTGAAGCTTGATGTCGCGGCTTCACCTGCTGTAGAACACCAGCTTACTTCAGTAAATGGCGGTCTTTTACTGCAAGAACGAGATCGTTATGGATTTGACGAAGCGAACATTACCGTACCAACCGACCGTGAACCGACAGAAGAAGAATGGGAAGCGCTGAAACTAGCTTGGAAAGTTGTGAAGCACGTCAAGTCCAATGCGATTGTGTTAACGAAAAATGATCAAACAATTGGAATTGGTGCTGGACAGATGAACCGTGTCGGTGCGGCAAATATTGCGATTGAACAAGCAGGTGAGCAGAGTAAAGGATCGGTGATGGGCTCAGACGCTTTCTTCCCGATGGATGATACTGTTGAAGCAGCAGGACGAGCTGGCGTGACAGCGATCATCCAACCTGGCGGATCGATCCGAGATGAGGATTCGATTAAGAAGGCAAATGAATACGGCATTACAATGGTCTTTACTGGCATTCGTCATTTCAAACATTAA
- a CDS encoding heptaprenylglyceryl phosphate synthase gives MFDFLEWKHVFKLDPNKEIEDYDLEAICESGTDAVIVGGSDGVTLDRTLDLLARIRRYAVPCALEVSTVEAVTPGFDFYFIPTVLNTEDSRWVTGLHHEAVKEFGEIMNWDEIIMEGYCILNQDSKVAQLTSAHTNLDEEDVLAYARMAEKMFKLPIFYVEYSGTYGDKELVQKVSRVLDETKLFYGGGIDSPEKAKEMAASADTVIVGNIIYDNIKQAIKTVAAVKGN, from the coding sequence ATGTTTGATTTTCTAGAGTGGAAGCATGTGTTTAAGCTGGATCCGAATAAGGAGATTGAAGATTATGATCTTGAGGCGATTTGTGAGTCTGGGACGGATGCGGTGATTGTTGGTGGTAGTGATGGTGTGACGCTTGATCGGACGTTAGATTTACTTGCTAGAATTCGCCGTTACGCGGTACCATGTGCTCTTGAGGTATCGACTGTGGAAGCAGTGACCCCAGGATTTGATTTTTATTTTATTCCAACTGTGTTAAATACGGAAGACAGCCGCTGGGTAACTGGTTTGCATCATGAAGCTGTAAAAGAGTTTGGTGAGATTATGAATTGGGATGAAATTATTATGGAAGGGTATTGTATTCTGAATCAGGATTCTAAGGTTGCTCAGTTAACTTCTGCTCATACTAATCTTGATGAAGAAGATGTACTCGCTTATGCGCGAATGGCAGAAAAGATGTTCAAACTGCCAATTTTTTATGTGGAATACAGTGGAACCTATGGAGACAAAGAACTTGTTCAGAAGGTAAGCCGGGTTCTTGATGAGACGAAACTTTTCTACGGTGGAGGAATTGATTCGCCGGAGAAAGCAAAAGAAATGGCTGCTTCTGCAGATACTGTTATTGTTGGGAATATTATTTACGATAATATCAAACAGGCGATTAAAACAGTTGCTGCTGTGAAAGGAAATTGA
- a CDS encoding DUF2892 domain-containing protein: protein MKPNISMLNAFIRLTAGFTLLAYSTAKLSKEESNSAWLLAAVGAMKVAEGHTRYCPVVDLMTHDETRDPDETALERVINPS from the coding sequence ATGAAGCCAAATATTAGTATGTTGAATGCCTTTATTCGCCTAACAGCCGGTTTCACTCTGCTTGCCTATTCAACCGCCAAGCTTTCTAAAGAGGAGTCAAACTCAGCCTGGCTTCTCGCTGCTGTCGGTGCCATGAAGGTAGCAGAAGGTCATACGCGGTATTGCCCTGTCGTTGATCTTATGACGCATGATGAAACACGCGACCCGGATGAAACAGCACTTGAAAGAGTGATCAACCCTTCTTAA
- a CDS encoding EYxxD motif small membrane protein produces the protein MLEYITDTWLIYTMIIGSIVAVAFAYIRKKRVK, from the coding sequence ATGCTCGAGTATATAACAGATACCTGGTTAATTTACACGATGATCATTGGAAGTATTGTAGCAGTTGCGTTTGCCTACATTAGGAAGAAACGCGTGAAATAG